A section of the Neofelis nebulosa isolate mNeoNeb1 chromosome 12, mNeoNeb1.pri, whole genome shotgun sequence genome encodes:
- the FOXE1 gene encoding forkhead box protein E1, with the protein MTAESRPPPPPPQTEVLAAVKEERSEAATGVPTEATGRGTGGRRRKRPLQRGKPPYSYIALIAMAIAHAPERRLTLGGIYKFITERFPFYRDNPKKWQNSIRHNLTLNDCFLKIPREAGRPGKGNYWALDPNAEDMFESGSFLRRRKRFKRSDLSTYPAYMHDAAAAAAAAAAAAAAAIFPGAVPAARPSYPGAVYAGYAPPTLTAPPPVYYPAASPGPCRVFGLVPERPLSPELGPASSGPAGSCAFASASASAATTGYQPAGCAGARPTNPSAYAAAYAGPDGAYPQGAGSALFAAAGRLAGPASPPAGGSSGGVETAVDFYGRTSPGQFGALGPCYNPGGQLGAGSGGAYHARHATAYPGGVDRYVSAM; encoded by the coding sequence ATGACGGCTGAGagccggccgccgccgccgccgcctcagacgGAGGTGCTGGCGGCCGTGAAGGAGGAGCGCAGTGAGGCGGCGACCGGGGTGCCAACGGAGGCCACGGGTCGCGGCACCGGTGGGCGTCGGCGGAAGCGCCCCCTGCAGCGCGGAAAGCCACCCTACAGCTACATTGCGCTCATTGCCATGGCCATTGCGCACGCGCCTGAGCGCCGCCTCACGCTAGGCGGCATCTACAAGTTCATTACGGAGCGTTTCCCCTTCTACCGCGACAACCCCAAAAAGTGGCAGAACAGCATCCGCCACAACCTGACGCTCAACGACTGCTTCCTCAAGATCCCGCGCGAGGCTGGCCGTCCAGGCAAGGGCAACTACTGGGCGCTCGACCCCAACGCCGAGGACATGTTCGAGAGCGGCAGCTTCCTGCGCCGCCGCAAGCGCTTCAAGCGCTCGGACCTCTCCACTTACCCAGCCTACATGCACgacgcggccgccgccgccgccgctgccgctgccgccgccgctgccgccatCTTCCCGGGAGCAGTGCCCGCTGCGCGCCCGTCTTACCCCGGCGCCGTCTACGCAGGCTATGCCCCGCCGACGCTTACCGCGCCGCCCCCTGTCTACTACCCCGCTGCGTCGCCAGGACCGTGCCGCGTGTTCGGCCTGGTGCCTGAACGGCCACTCAGTCCAGAACTGGGCCCCGCGTCGTCGGGGCCCGCGGGTTCCTGCGCCTTTGCCTCGGCCAGCGCCTCTGCAGCCACCACCGGCTACCAGCCTGCAGGCTGCGCGGGGGCCCGACCTACCAACCCCTCTGCCTACGCGGCCGCCTACGCAGGCCCCGATGGCGCGTACCCGCAGGGGGCAGGCAGTGCCCTCTTCGCAGCGGCTGGCCGGCTGGCGGGGCCCGCCTCGCCCCCCGCGGGTGGCAGCAGTGGTGGCGTTGAGACCGCAGTGGACTTCTATGGGCGCACATCGCCCGGCCAGTTTGGAGCGCTGGGGCCTTGCTACAATCCTGGGGGGCAGCTCGGAGCCGGCAGTGGAGGCGCCTATCATGCTCGCCATGCGACTGCCTATCCTGGCGGGGTGGATCGATATGTGTCCGCCATGTGA